From Hoeflea sp. 108:
GAGCGCGGCGCCGAGCAGCATCGGCAACATATGTTTCATGTGTTTCTCCTCCTGTTTGGCCCCACCGGGCTATGCCGGCAATTCGTCTCGGTGCGCAGTTTGGATATTTTATCCAATTTTTTCGGACGCTTTTTCTTTGCGTCCGGGCCGCCCCGAGGGCATTGTTTATTTCCCCTTCAGTCGGCGGTTCGGGGTAAACCCGCTTGCGCAATCGACTTTAGCTGGACTAAAGTTCATCGAAATTATGAAGTCAAGCGGAAAGACAGCAATGCCCCTCGAAAGCGATCTGGCGGACAGCCCGACGGCAAGCCTGCCGGAGCCCGAGGCATCGGCTGCCGCTTCGATCGGCGAAATGCTGAGGACGCGGCGCAAGGCCATAGGCAAGACCATGAAGCAGGTGGCTGTCGAGGCCGGCCTCACCGAAGGCTTCATCAGCCAGATCGAGCGCGGGATTTCGACGCCGTCACTAATCTCGCTCTACAAGGTCGCCACCGCACTCGGGACCAGCGTCGACACCTTCCTGTCGCAGCCGCCCGAGCATGCGCATTCGATGGTCTCCCACGCCGGCGAGCGTCACGGCTACAATGTCGAGACCAAGGAGCGTGTTTACGAGATCATCGAGCGCGGCTTTCCCGGTGCCGCCCTCAACGGCTGTATCACGCTGATGCCCTCAGGCTATGCCTCGGAGCTCACCACTCACCAGGGCGAGGACTTCCTCTACCTGATCGAGGGCGAGATGCTCTACGAGATCGACGGCAAGGAGTATCTGCTCAAAGCCGGCGACACGCTGCACTTCCCCTCCTCCCTGCCCCATCGGGCCAGGAATGTCGGACCTGGACCGGCGCGCGAACTCTGGGTCGGCACCACCCGCATCCTTCCCGAGAATTGACGCCAGGCGTTGGAGCAACGGCCTGATGTTGCCCGCGGCCGCCATTCGACCTATCACCTTGCGCAGTCGGGCGATGCGCCCGGTCGCGAGCGGGTAATGTCATGAAACTGGAAACCGTCGATATCAGGCAGGCAGCATCAGCGGCCGATATCGTCTATGAGGCGCTGCGCAAGGCGATCATCGAGGGCGACCTCGCCGAGGGCGAAAACCTCAGGCAGGACCAGATCGCCTCGATGTTCAACACCAGTCGCATCCCTGTGCGCGAGGCATTGTCGCGGCTCGAGCAGAACGGCCTGATCACCACCCAGCGCTACAAGGGCGCTGTCGTGGCCGGCCTGTCGATCGAGGAAATCGCCGAGATCTTCGAGTTCCGCGCACTGGTCGAGGCCGAGGTGATCCGCCTTGCCGTGCCCAACATGGACCGCAGCACGCTTGCTCTCGCCGGCCGCCACTGCGAGGAGTTCGGCCGTGAGCCGAACTCGGCCAGATGGGGCGAGATCAACCGCAACTTCCACTATAGCCTCTACGAGGCCGCCCGCCGGCCCTATTATCTCCAGATCGTGCGCGCTTCGCTGGATCGCATCGACCGCTATCTCCGGGCGCAGCTGACGCTCACCGACGGCATGGCTCGAGCCCGCAGGGAGCATCAGGCGATCCTGGACGCCTGCGTCGAGGGCAATGCCGAAAAGGCGGCAGAGCTTACGCGCGACCACGTGCTCGGCGCCGGGCGCGCGCTGATCGCCTATCTTGAGGAAACACGATCGGGCGATGACTGACCTGTTTTCTTTCTCTGATATTGTTGCATGGGCGTTCAGATGACCATCAGGCCGATCGTCCATTTTCTCGATCCGCGTTTGCAGGCCATCGCCGCTCCGGTAACGACGTTCGACGCGGAACTGCGCATGCTCGCCGACGACCTGCTCGACACCATGCGGGCCGCCCCGGGCGTCGGCATCACCGCGCCTCATATCGGCGTGGCCAGTCGGCTGGTGGTGCTCGAACTCGAGCCGAAGCAGGTGCGTATCTACGTCAACCCGCAGATCGTCTGGACTTCGCAGGAAAAGATCCGCCACACCGAAGGCAGCGTTTCGATGCCAGGCGTCACCGACGAGATCGAGCGCCATGCCGCTGTCGAGATCGCCTATCAGGATCTCCATGGCAGAGAACTGACCGAGAAGGCCGAAGGCTTCCTTGCTGTCTGCCACCAGCACGAGATCGACCAGCTCGACGGCATCTTCTGGATCCAGCGCCTGTCGAAGCTCAAGCGCGACCGCCTGATCAAGCGCTACGACAAGATACGGCAACGCTAGTGCGACGGAAGCCGTTGATGCCAACACCGGCACGGGTTGGTTCGATGGCGCCGATTTCCACATGACGGGTAAATGTTGGGACGCTCTTGCCTATGTTCAGGGCATTTCTTGCCGCGTTGCGACAGTTGAGTCACCTCTAATGTGAGCCTGGGTGCGGAACCAATTCGCTGATCGCGTGTTTAGGCGCTGCTGGGGGACAGCTCCCATGCGTGAAACTAGGGAAGTTGCTTAAGCATCAAAGGAGCAGGATCATGAAGAAATTTGTTCTCGCCTTGGCCGTTGCTGGCATGATGTCGTTCCCTGCCTTCGCCGCCGACGGCGTCGTGAAGGAATACAACAAGGAAGCCCGCGTCATCACCCTGGAAGACGGCACCAGCTTCACCGTAGGCGCAGACGTCGCGATTCCGCCGGAAGTCAAGGTTGGCGCCAAGGTCTCGATTCAGACGGACAAGAACGACAACACCAAGGTGACGGAAGTTCTTATGAACCCGTAAGCGGGTCCCCTCGAACAGATCTTCAGGCCCTGGATACGCCCGTATCCAGGGCCTTTCAATTGCAGCCTTTTGCAGCCTGCCGATCGCCATGCAGCGCCCAGCCCACGTCCGCGTCCTGCTCGCCTACCCCTACCTGCCTGCGCGACCTACCCCGTGATGGCGTCGACGTAGCTCATTTCGAAACTTTCAGAGACGCGCGACAGACAATGCGCTGTCGGCCTTGATGATCCTGCCGGTGGCGAGGCCGAAGCTGCCTGTAGCCAGTGCTGTCATATGCCGCCAATGTTGCCGGGATCGCCCCAACTCCCCCGCCGTCGGCAAATGAGCCGGTCTTATTCCTGCACCTTCCACCCCGCTGCCCGCTGGCGATGGACATCCGCAATGATGTTCGGACCTCAAGCATACCGCCGCCTGCGCTGACATCGCCTGCCGCGCGCTCGAGGGCTGGGGGTGCAAAGGGGAAGAGCCCCATGTGCCATGGTTCGACATCCAACGACCGTTTCAAACGTCGATGTGCGAAGATTCACGCAGTCCTTTCGATTGACGAGCCTCGCGTCACACGCCACAAAGTTCCATCAACGAGCTCCTTTGCCTTCTGGTTGCTGCCTCCATCTCTGCTGAGCGGCCATGCGTAGGTGTTTCCTGCCTTGGACCCATGGAGATTCACGTTTCATGAAAATCCCCAAGAAGCTCGGCCATATCTGGATAGGTCCGAAGCAGCAGCCGTCGCAGTGGATGCAAAGCTGGATCGACCGTCACCCAGACTGGGACTACACGCTCTACGACAACGACTTCCTCCGCAAGGGCAACTTCAGGACGCGCGCCCAGATCGACGAGTACATGAAGCGCGGCTCTTATGCAGGTGCAGCGGACCTGCTGCGCTTCGAAATTCTTTACTCCGAAGGCGGCTACATGGCCGGCGCGGACAGCATTTGCGTCCATCCGGTCGATGAACTGTTTGACGACGACGGAACGCTCTATACCGTCTATGAAAATGAGTTCCTGCGCGGCCAGCTGGTAGCTCCGATTGTGGCGGCTGCACCAGGCCACCCATTCCTCAATCTGATCCTATCCATCCTGGAGAGCACACCTCCTGCCGAATTGGATCAGCCGTGGAGAACGACGGGCAATCTGTTCATTGCCGAGCTGATCGAAACACATCGGCCGGATATCGTCATCTGGCCTTCTCACGTCCTCATACCCGAGCATTTCATCGGGAGAAAATACACGGGGACCGGCAAGGTATATGCGCACCAGATGTTCGGAGAAACGACCGGCGCTTATCAATTCAGCTCGACCTTCTCCAACATGCTCGAATATCGCAGGCGCATCTATGCGTCGATGGCGCGCAAGCGATTGAGAGCGATTAGGAGAAAGAAAACGGCACAATGACCGCGCAATGCAAATTGCGGGTACGCAGCGGCGATCCGGCCTCCGTTGGAGCACGGGATTGATGTACAAGGCCTTGAGAAATGCCACACGGTCTTTTCGCCGAAAGCATGGGCCACGCGCACTCACGATCCGCCTCGGCAATTGCCTTCGCCTGAAGCTGGCGCAACTGAGGCGTAGCCGGTCCAAGGCGCTGCACATCGGCATAACGGGCAGTTCGGCCAAGTCGACGACCACTGCTCTTCTTACCCACATTCTGGAAGGTCAGGGCAGCGTCCACGCGCAGGTCTACGAGAACACGATCCCGCAACTGGCGAGGACGCTGTGCAGCACGCCATCGCTAGCGGACTACGCCGTCGCAGAGGTTGGCGCTACCATCAAAGGATCCATACGGCCGATGGCTCGCCTCCTCCGCCCCGAGGTCGCCATCGTCACCAAAGTCGGCCTGGAGCATTATTCGGCGTTTCGCGGCAAGGAAGCCGTGGCTCAGGAAAAGGGAGAACTTGTCTCGGCCTTGCAACCTGCGGGTCTTGCAATCCTCAATGCGGACGACCCGCATGTCATGGCAATGGCAAAGCGTACGGCGGCCCGCATCGTCACCTTTGGCCGGTCGGACACCGCTGACTACAGGCTGGACTCTGCCGAAGCTTCATTCCCGCGGCTCCTCAAGGTGACCGTATCCTGCAGCGAAGGAAGCTTCGAGCTGCAGACGGCTTTCGTGGGTGAAGAGTTCTGGATCGCGACCCTGGCCGCATTCGCCACCGCTGTCGAACTCGGCGTGGCACCAGATTTGGCGATATCTCGCATTGCCAGCTTCGCTGTCCCGTGGAACCGCTGCGGCATTCTCGCGACCAACGGAGGCCCTACCTTCATCGTCGATACGGTGAAGGCTCCCAATGACAGCATTCCAGCCGCCATCGCCATTCTCAGCAAGAGCCAGCCCGCCAACAAGCGCGCGGTAATCGGCTTCATTTCCGACTACACCGGCGGCCCGAGGAAGGGCGCTGCACTCGCATACGACCTTGCCTACCAATGCGCGGACCAGTTCATCTTCGTCGGCGAGAATGGCCATCGTGCCCGCCCTTCCGAGGAAGACAGGAAAAACGGCAAGTTCATCGACTTCCTTCTTCCAAAGGAGGCATCGGACTACGTCAGGGCGACTTCCCGGCCCGACGAACTGATCCTTCTCAAGGGATCCCAGACCCAGCATCTCGAACGGATTGCCCTTAGTTGGACGCATGACGTCCAATGCTGGGAAACCAATTGCGGCAAGTACATCGACTGCCTGCAATGCGGGATGGTCGAGGTCCCCTACAACGAGCATCGCAAGGCCCGCAAAGCTCGCGCGCGGGCCCTGCGGGACAAAGGCATGTCACGCTCGGGCTAGGATGTAGGCAGCAGCACCGGTCTCGGGTCCTTGACCTCGGTGCTGCTACCGCACGTCCGCCCGCGCCCGTGGCCGCGCATCGTTGCGCTCATGGGCGAAAATCGTGGCCGGCAGTGGATCGCGGTTGCGGATGATGTCGGCGCCTTTTTCGCCAACCATTATTGTCGGGCCGTTGGTGTTGCATGACGGCACCCGCGGCATCACCGAACTGTCGCAGACACGTAAGCCTTCGATGCCGTGAACCTTCAGCTCGAGGTCGACGACGGCCATGTCGTCAGTGCCCATCCTGCAGGTGCCGACGGGGTGATGGTCGGTCTTGGCATTGGCGCAGCCATAGTCGAACAGCTGTTCCTCGGTCACCTTGTCCGGCCCGGGCAGCCGCTCGGCCAGCACGAAGGGTTTCAGGGCCGCCTGCTGCATGATCTCGCGCGCGATCCTGAGCCCTTCGATCGACATCTTGCGGTCGTGCGGATCGGCCCAGTAGTTGGGGTCGATCAGCGGGGCTGCCGCCGGATCGCTTGAAGCCAGCCGCACCGTGCCGCGCGAGCGCGGATGCAGATAGGCGGAATTGAGCGTCACGCCGGCATTCTTGAGCCGGGCGACGCCAGCCTCGATACCCGAGCCCAAACCGAGGTGGAACTGGATGTCGGGCGAACGCGCGTCTGGATCGGCGTACCAGAAGCCGCCTGTCTCAAACAGGCTCGACGTCACTGGCCCGGTGCGGAACAGCACATATTGCAACCCGGCCCACAGCGTGCGGTGCAGCTTGGCGACGTTGTCGTAGGTGTGATCTCCGGTGCACTCGGAGATGACGAACAGGTCGAGATGATCCTGCATGTTCTCGCCGACGCCCTTGAGGTCGTGGACGACTGGAATGCCAATGCTCTTCAGATGATTGGCCGGACCGATGCCGGACTGAAGCAGCAGCTTGGGCGAGCCGATGGCGCCCGACGACACCAGCACTTCGCGGTCTGCACGGATCATTTCGGGACCATTGCCGCCGGCAATCTCGACACCAACGGCCCTGCCCTTTTCGACCACGACGCGCGTCACCCGCGCGCCCAGGCGAACCGTCAAATTGCGCCGGTCCTTGATCGGGCTGAGATAGGCCATCGAGGCCGAAGAGCGACGCTTGTTGCGCTGGGTCAGCTGATAGAAGCCGACGCCGGCCTGCTGGCGGCCGTTGAAATCGTGATTGTAAGGAATGCCGAGTTCCTGGCCGGCACGGATATAGGCATCGCAGATCGGCAGAGCCGCCGACGGCATCGATACGCCCAGCGGCCCGCCATAGGAGTGATAGTCGTCGGCAAAGCGTTGGTTGTCCTCGCAGCGCTTGAAATAGGGCAGCACCGAGCGATAATCCCAGCCGGTGCAGCCATCCTCGCTGGCCCAGAGATCGTAGTCGACGGCGTTGCCGCGGGTGTAGAGCTGGGCGTTGATGCTGGAGCCGCCGCCGACCACCTTGGCCTGGGTGTAGCGCAAAACCCGGTTCTTCATGTGCTTCTGCGGCACCGTCTCCCAGCCCCAGCTGGCCACGCCCTTGGTCATTTTGGCAAAGCCTGCCGGCATGTGGAACAACGGGTTCCAGTCGCCGCCGCCGGCTTCGAGCAGCAGAACGCGCACGTCCGCGTCTTCGCTCAGCCGGTTGGCAAGCACACAGCCGGCGGGACCCGCACCAGTGATGATGTAGTCGTAGATCATGTCAGGAACTCTCACAGACGCGCGACGGACAATGCCCCGTCGGCCTTGATGATGCTGCCGGTGGCGAAGCCGAAGCTGCCGGTTGCCAGCGCCGCAGCGATACGTCCGATGTCGTCCGGCTCGCCCCAGCGCCCCGCCGGCACCAGCCCGTCGGCGATCAGCCGGTCATATTTTTCCGAAACCTTGGCCGTCATGTCCGAACGGATGATGCCGGGACGTATCTCGAACACGTCGATGCCGGAACCTGCCAACCGAAGCGTCAGCCCTTGAGTGAAGGCTGCAAGCCCTGCCTTCGACATGCAGTAGTCGAGCCTTTCGGGCGAGGTCATCTCGGCCGAGATCGAGGTGATGTTGATGATCGAGCGGCGCTGGCCCGGCTGCGGCATGGCGAGCATCGCCCGCAGCACAGACTGGGTAAAGAACACCGTGCCGCGCAGGTTGACCGCCATGATCACGTCGAAATTCTCTGACGTGAGCTCAAGGAAATCGCCGCGCACTTTTGACGCGATGCCGGCATTGTTGACGAGGCAGTCGAGCCGGCCGAAGTGATCGACGATCGTCTCGACCGTAGCCGCATGGCCCTCGATCTCGGCAAGGTCGGAGGCGACAAATAGCACCTTGGCGCCATGCTTTTCGAGGCCCGACACGGCCTCGGCCGCGGTCTGGTCCTCTTCACGGTCGGTGATGGCAAGATCGAAGCCTGCCTCGGCCAGCGCCCTCGCCACGGCAAGCCCGATGCCGCGGCGCGCGCCGGTCACCAGCGCCACGGGTTTCGCCTGGGTGCTCATGCCGCCAGATCCTTCCTCGCAATATGGTCGGCGACGCGCAAAGCCTGCGCCGCAATCGTCAGCGCCGGATTGACCGCCGCCGATGTCGGCAGGAAGCTCGCATCAACGACAAACAGGTTGGGGTGGTCGAAGGCACGGCAGAAGACGTCGAGCGGCGCCTGGGCGGGGTCGGTGCCCATGCGCACCGTGCCGCATTGATGTGACGGCGTGCGCTTGTCGAAGGCGCGGGAGACCACGACGGGAAAACCCGCGCTGCGCAGCACCTGCTTGAGCTTGGCCACCAGCCGCTCATGCGCCTCCCAATTGCTGCGCACCCATTTCAGCACGATGCGCTCGCCGTCGACCATGACGCGGCTTTCCGGCGACGGCAGGTCTTCGCTCATGGCGTAGAAATCGATCGAATGCGCGGTGACGCGGTTCAGCAACCACTCCGGCACGGCAGGCATAGCACCTTTCAGGATGGTGCCCGAAATGCGCCCGAGCAGTTGCACATTGCCCAGCGGCGGCCCGCCCTCACCGTCGGAAAGGTAAAAATCATTGAAGCCAAAAGTCTTCTGATAGACCGAATCGTTGCGGAACCAGGGGCTCATGGCGATCACCGCCGTCGAGTTGTGGTTCATGAAGTTGCGGCCGACCTGGTCGGAGCGGTTGGCGAGCCCAGTCGGATTGGCATCATTGGCCGAGCGCAGCAGGAGCGCCGCCGACTGCACGGCGCCCGCCGACAGGATCACCAGCTTCGGCCGCAGCACGGCGGTCTCGCCATTGTGCAGGTAGTGGACAGCAACGATCCGCCCGTCTGCCGCCGCTTCCAGTCGCGTCACACGCGTGTCGATCTGCAGCTTGACGTTCTTATGCTTGAGCGCTGCCGCCAGCGCGGTCGTCTCCGCATCCATCTTGCCGTCGAAACTGTTTGGATGCGCATCCCATGGCGTCTTGCCCTTGGCCAGCCAACGTTCGATGTCGACGCCAAGTGGCAGCGAATAAGGCTGCACGCCCTTGGCCCTGAGCCTGGCGCGCACGCCCGCTATCGCGGGTTCGTCGGCGACAGGCGCATGGGCATAACCGCTCGAATGCCGTGGCTCCGTCGGGTCCTCGCCCAGCACCCCGCGCACCTGGTAAAGCTGTTCCGCCTTCCCGTACCAGGCCTCCAACTCGTCATAGGCGAACGGCCATGCCGGCGACACGCCGTCGAGATGCTGCATCTCGGCAAAATCCTCGCGGCGATAGCGCGTCAGCACCGCGCCGTAGAACTTTGAATTGCCGCCGACATTGTAATAGTTGCCCGGGTTGAAGCCGGTACCGTCAGCCTCGTACCAGGTCTCGTCGGGCCGAAAGTGCCCGCGCTGGAAGATGGCGCGTTGGTCGCGGTTCTCCGGTCGGTCTGCGATATGGCCGCCGGCCTCGAGAATGAGGATTTCCGCGCCGGTCGCGGCAAGGCCGGCGGCGATGGTTGCGCCGCCTACGCCTGAGCCGATGATGACGATGTCAGGCTGTCCGGACATGTCAGGCGATGCGCAGCTGGCTCTTGGGGTCGAAGAACACCGCCTTGTCCAGGTTGAAGGCGAGCTTCGTCTTCTGACCGGCATGGATTGCAGCATCGGCGCGCAGCCGCGCCACCACTTCCTTGCCGCCGAGCTTGGTGACGGCGAAGGTGTCGGAACCGGCTGGCTCCACCACCTCGATCAGGCATTCTCCCTCGGCCAGCGACTTGGCGTTGCGGTCGGCGCCGTCAGGGTCGGTCAGCGCCTCGGGTCGCACGCCGAAGATGACCTCCTTGCCCGAATAGGCCCCAAGCGCGCCATTGGCCGTTCTGATCGGCAGCGCCAGCGGCTTCTCGCTCGGCCGCTCGAGCACCACGTTGAGCCCTCCCTCGCCGCCTTCCAGACGCGCCGACAACAGGTTCATCGCCGGCGAGCCCATGAAGTCGGCAACGAACATGTTGGCCGGGCTGTTGTAGATTTCGGCCGGCGTGCCGAATTGCTGCAGCAAGCCGTCCTTCAGCACCGCGATCTTCGAGGCCAGCGTCATCGCCTCGATCTGGTCGTGGGTGACGTAGACGATGGTCGTCTTCATGCGCTGGTGCAGCCGCTTGATCTCGGTGCGCATGTCGACGCGCAGCTTGGCGTCGAGGTTGGACAGCGGCTCGTCGAACAGGAACACCTGCGGATTGCGCACCAGCGCCCGTCCCATCGCGACACGCTGGCGCTGGCCGCCGGAGAGCTGGCTCGGCTTGCGGTCGAGCAGATGCCCGATCTGCAGGATGTCGGCCACCTGCTTGATCGCCTTGTCGCGCTCGTCCTTGGGCACGCCCCGGATTTCCATGCCGAAAGCGATGTTTCCGGCCACAGTCATGTTCGGGTAGAGCGCGTAGGACTGGAACACCATGGCAATGTCGCGCTTGGACGGATGCAGCCCGGCCACAGACTTGCCGTTGATGGCGATATCGCCAGAGGTGATCGGCTCAAGTCCGGCAATGGTGTTGAGCAATGTCGACTTGCCGCAACCGGACGGGCCGACCAGCACCAGGAAGCCGCCCTTGTCGATCTCGATGTTGATGTCCTTGAGGATCTCCACCTGACCGTAGTTCTTGTAGAGATTGCTGATCTTGAGGAACGACATGGGCTTACCCCTTGACCGCGCCGGCCATCAGGCCGCGCACGAAATAGCGTCCGGAGACGATGTAGACGATGAGGGTGGGCAGGGCGGCCAAGATCGCCCCGGCAAAATGGACGTTGTATTCCTTCACGCCGGTCGACGAATTGACCAGGTTGTTCAGCGCCACCGTGATTGGAATGGAGTTGAAGCCCGAGAAGGACGAGCCGAACAGGAAGTCGTTCCAGATGTTGGTGAACTGCCAGATGACGGTGACGACGATGATCGGCCCTGACGACGGCAAAAGGATGCGTCGGAAGATCTGGAAGAAGCTGGCGCCGTCGATCTGCGCCGCACGCACCAGTTCGGTCGGGAACGCCTCATAGTAGTTGCGGAAGAACAGCGTGGTGAAGCCGAGGCCGTAGATGGCGTGGATCAGCACCAGCCCGCTGATGGTGCCGGCAAGCCCGGTCATGCCGAGAATGCGGGCCGACGGTATCAGCACGATCTGGAACGGAATGAAGCAGGCGAGCAGCATCATGCCGAAAACGATGTTGTCGCCCTTGAAGCGCCATTTGGTCAGCACATAGCCGTTGAGCGCACCAAGCATCGTCGAGATGGCGACGGCAGGAACGACCATCATGACCGAGTTGAGGAAATAGGGCTTGAGACCCGTCGGCGAGACGCCGATCTGTGCCGTCGACCAGGCCGACAGCCAAGGTGCGATCGTCCACTGTTGCGGCAGTGCCAGCATGTTGCCCTGGCGGATCTCGTCCAGTGGCTTCAGCGAATTGACGATC
This genomic window contains:
- a CDS encoding cupin domain-containing protein, which produces MPLESDLADSPTASLPEPEASAAASIGEMLRTRRKAIGKTMKQVAVEAGLTEGFISQIERGISTPSLISLYKVATALGTSVDTFLSQPPEHAHSMVSHAGERHGYNVETKERVYEIIERGFPGAALNGCITLMPSGYASELTTHQGEDFLYLIEGEMLYEIDGKEYLLKAGDTLHFPSSLPHRARNVGPGPARELWVGTTRILPEN
- a CDS encoding GntR family transcriptional regulator → MKLETVDIRQAASAADIVYEALRKAIIEGDLAEGENLRQDQIASMFNTSRIPVREALSRLEQNGLITTQRYKGAVVAGLSIEEIAEIFEFRALVEAEVIRLAVPNMDRSTLALAGRHCEEFGREPNSARWGEINRNFHYSLYEAARRPYYLQIVRASLDRIDRYLRAQLTLTDGMARARREHQAILDACVEGNAEKAAELTRDHVLGAGRALIAYLEETRSGDD
- a CDS encoding peptide deformylase is translated as MTIRPIVHFLDPRLQAIAAPVTTFDAELRMLADDLLDTMRAAPGVGITAPHIGVASRLVVLELEPKQVRIYVNPQIVWTSQEKIRHTEGSVSMPGVTDEIERHAAVEIAYQDLHGRELTEKAEGFLAVCHQHEIDQLDGIFWIQRLSKLKRDRLIKRYDKIRQR
- a CDS encoding DUF1344 domain-containing protein, encoding MKKFVLALAVAGMMSFPAFAADGVVKEYNKEARVITLEDGTSFTVGADVAIPPEVKVGAKVSIQTDKNDNTKVTEVLMNP
- a CDS encoding glycosyltransferase encodes the protein MKIPKKLGHIWIGPKQQPSQWMQSWIDRHPDWDYTLYDNDFLRKGNFRTRAQIDEYMKRGSYAGAADLLRFEILYSEGGYMAGADSICVHPVDELFDDDGTLYTVYENEFLRGQLVAPIVAAAPGHPFLNLILSILESTPPAELDQPWRTTGNLFIAELIETHRPDIVIWPSHVLIPEHFIGRKYTGTGKVYAHQMFGETTGAYQFSSTFSNMLEYRRRIYASMARKRLRAIRRKKTAQ
- a CDS encoding Mur ligase family protein produces the protein MYKALRNATRSFRRKHGPRALTIRLGNCLRLKLAQLRRSRSKALHIGITGSSAKSTTTALLTHILEGQGSVHAQVYENTIPQLARTLCSTPSLADYAVAEVGATIKGSIRPMARLLRPEVAIVTKVGLEHYSAFRGKEAVAQEKGELVSALQPAGLAILNADDPHVMAMAKRTAARIVTFGRSDTADYRLDSAEASFPRLLKVTVSCSEGSFELQTAFVGEEFWIATLAAFATAVELGVAPDLAISRIASFAVPWNRCGILATNGGPTFIVDTVKAPNDSIPAAIAILSKSQPANKRAVIGFISDYTGGPRKGAALAYDLAYQCADQFIFVGENGHRARPSEEDRKNGKFIDFLLPKEASDYVRATSRPDELILLKGSQTQHLERIALSWTHDVQCWETNCGKYIDCLQCGMVEVPYNEHRKARKARARALRDKGMSRSG
- a CDS encoding GMC family oxidoreductase N-terminal domain-containing protein, which codes for MIYDYIITGAGPAGCVLANRLSEDADVRVLLLEAGGGDWNPLFHMPAGFAKMTKGVASWGWETVPQKHMKNRVLRYTQAKVVGGGSSINAQLYTRGNAVDYDLWASEDGCTGWDYRSVLPYFKRCEDNQRFADDYHSYGGPLGVSMPSAALPICDAYIRAGQELGIPYNHDFNGRQQAGVGFYQLTQRNKRRSSASMAYLSPIKDRRNLTVRLGARVTRVVVEKGRAVGVEIAGGNGPEMIRADREVLVSSGAIGSPKLLLQSGIGPANHLKSIGIPVVHDLKGVGENMQDHLDLFVISECTGDHTYDNVAKLHRTLWAGLQYVLFRTGPVTSSLFETGGFWYADPDARSPDIQFHLGLGSGIEAGVARLKNAGVTLNSAYLHPRSRGTVRLASSDPAAAPLIDPNYWADPHDRKMSIEGLRIAREIMQQAALKPFVLAERLPGPDKVTEEQLFDYGCANAKTDHHPVGTCRMGTDDMAVVDLELKVHGIEGLRVCDSSVMPRVPSCNTNGPTIMVGEKGADIIRNRDPLPATIFAHERNDARPRARADVR
- a CDS encoding 3-ketoacyl-ACP reductase, giving the protein MSTQAKPVALVTGARRGIGLAVARALAEAGFDLAITDREEDQTAAEAVSGLEKHGAKVLFVASDLAEIEGHAATVETIVDHFGRLDCLVNNAGIASKVRGDFLELTSENFDVIMAVNLRGTVFFTQSVLRAMLAMPQPGQRRSIINITSISAEMTSPERLDYCMSKAGLAAFTQGLTLRLAGSGIDVFEIRPGIIRSDMTAKVSEKYDRLIADGLVPAGRWGEPDDIGRIAAALATGSFGFATGSIIKADGALSVARL
- a CDS encoding GMC family oxidoreductase, which codes for MSGQPDIVIIGSGVGGATIAAGLAATGAEILILEAGGHIADRPENRDQRAIFQRGHFRPDETWYEADGTGFNPGNYYNVGGNSKFYGAVLTRYRREDFAEMQHLDGVSPAWPFAYDELEAWYGKAEQLYQVRGVLGEDPTEPRHSSGYAHAPVADEPAIAGVRARLRAKGVQPYSLPLGVDIERWLAKGKTPWDAHPNSFDGKMDAETTALAAALKHKNVKLQIDTRVTRLEAAADGRIVAVHYLHNGETAVLRPKLVILSAGAVQSAALLLRSANDANPTGLANRSDQVGRNFMNHNSTAVIAMSPWFRNDSVYQKTFGFNDFYLSDGEGGPPLGNVQLLGRISGTILKGAMPAVPEWLLNRVTAHSIDFYAMSEDLPSPESRVMVDGERIVLKWVRSNWEAHERLVAKLKQVLRSAGFPVVVSRAFDKRTPSHQCGTVRMGTDPAQAPLDVFCRAFDHPNLFVVDASFLPTSAAVNPALTIAAQALRVADHIARKDLAA
- a CDS encoding ABC transporter ATP-binding protein, translated to MSFLKISNLYKNYGQVEILKDINIEIDKGGFLVLVGPSGCGKSTLLNTIAGLEPITSGDIAINGKSVAGLHPSKRDIAMVFQSYALYPNMTVAGNIAFGMEIRGVPKDERDKAIKQVADILQIGHLLDRKPSQLSGGQRQRVAMGRALVRNPQVFLFDEPLSNLDAKLRVDMRTEIKRLHQRMKTTIVYVTHDQIEAMTLASKIAVLKDGLLQQFGTPAEIYNSPANMFVADFMGSPAMNLLSARLEGGEGGLNVVLERPSEKPLALPIRTANGALGAYSGKEVIFGVRPEALTDPDGADRNAKSLAEGECLIEVVEPAGSDTFAVTKLGGKEVVARLRADAAIHAGQKTKLAFNLDKAVFFDPKSQLRIA
- a CDS encoding carbohydrate ABC transporter permease — encoded protein: MSAASQDVATRNGIFARALIYVVLILFAVYYLLPLYVMIVNSLKPLDEIRQGNMLALPQQWTIAPWLSAWSTAQIGVSPTGLKPYFLNSVMMVVPAVAISTMLGALNGYVLTKWRFKGDNIVFGMMLLACFIPFQIVLIPSARILGMTGLAGTISGLVLIHAIYGLGFTTLFFRNYYEAFPTELVRAAQIDGASFFQIFRRILLPSSGPIIVVTVIWQFTNIWNDFLFGSSFSGFNSIPITVALNNLVNSSTGVKEYNVHFAGAILAALPTLIVYIVSGRYFVRGLMAGAVKG